From the genome of Brassica oleracea var. oleracea cultivar TO1000 chromosome C4, BOL, whole genome shotgun sequence:
GTGCCTATAATAAATTAACAGAAAAGCAATTGGATTACCAAAAAAAGTTATTGTTTGTTTTTCCTACTCTCTTTAGTAAATGTTTTCTTTGGTCTTTAAACACTACATATATAGTGTGATTACCAAAAAAACACTACATATATAAATAATGATTCCAGAAGCTTTACCCGAGTCAAGGCGAAAAAGTTAGGAGAATATACAAGAAAAATACAAACAATACATGACAAGAGGCCTTTAAAAATAAATACTAAAGATTTTGAATAGTTTTATGATCGGTTAGATTCACGCAGATTAACTGAATTGAATCTAATCTATGAAATGATGAAAATTTGAAATTAAAGCCGTATACGATCAGTTTCCTATAACTCGACCTGATGAGAAGAAATAAAGTGATTATACAACATATGAACCAATTAGTTAGGTGGGTCAATACATTAGATTAAAACTTAAACTCAGAGGACCATGTTTAGCTACTTCAATAAAACAACTTTTAACACGAGTGAAACGATGATTTTGTAGCTTTGATGTCTTTACAAACCATAACCAATTAAATTTAGAATCGAAACTGAAAAAACAGTCCAGATTTTCTATTCTAATTTAACGATTAATAACAAAAATGAAAGAAAAAGAACTAGAGAATCATCTTCTCTTACGCCTCTTATCAACATTGGCTGTATTTAAGGGAACGTCGACACGTGCTGATATTTGTCGGACGCCATATTCAGTCACAACCACAAATTTATTACCATGTCATCTTTTTGTCAACTTGGCTCTCTGAATGGTGCCAAATGGCACTGCAGCAATGGTTGATTTTGACAACTGCGATTGCTACTTGTCTGAAATTCATATCTAATTTATTAGTACATTGTATACCAAAGAAAAACCATACCGTTCACTCTTTAAAACAAACCATTCACTCTAAGGGTGTTGTGATTGTTAAAAGTTTGGAGTAACCAAGAGAAATAAAAACAGGTGAAAACGAGTGAAAAAAAATGAAAGAGAAAAGATAAAGTTGGAGTAAAAGTTTTACTCCATAGAAGAGAGAAGGAAAATTTTGCGCCAGAAACTCACGAACAAACAAAATAATTTACTCTGCATCAAATAATATTGTTTATCCTGATTGGTTTTGTTCAATCATAACTCAGCTGAAAATAAGTTTTACTCTGATTTTTCACTGTAAAAAGGCTATCCAATCGTACTCTAAAACTTTTTGTGATTTTTTATTTTTGAGAAACTTTCACTCTAAACTTTTCTATGAAATACTACGAAAAGATTCGTTATAAATCTTTCACAGATGGCTGACCCAAAAAAGGAATCCATTGCTTTGTGAAACAAACACCAAATTATATTCAACCATTTGTGAAAGATTTAATGACGAATCTTTAATTTATCTTTGTTTTTTGTGATAAACATTAATTCAATGGCCAAATTATATTCTAATTTCTTTGATTTTTATCACGAAGAAAGATAAATTTAGTTTTAGTAAACAGCGGTGTTTTTAAAACCGGACCGGAAGCTGAACTGGAAATATTTTGGGTCACGGTTCAATATGGTTCGACCGGGTTAAACTTGGTTCAATAATATGGTTTAATATTTTTTTTAGTATGTAAATATAAAAGTAATATTAGTAAACATGATGCATAGTTAAAATATAAATCAATTTTAAACATAAAATATTATATATATAAATTAGTTTCTTGTTTATATAGATGGTTTATAGATTTTTGATAGTTTAGTGGTTTTTATTGGTTTAATAACTTTGAAATATAATTTGATTATGTGGCCGGTTCATGGTCGAACCAATTACTAGACCAATCTGGCTATATAACCGGTTCACGGTCGAATCCGGTCCAACCATCGGGTCGGTCCAGTTTTAAAAACACTGGTAGATAGATTTGACCCAAGAAAAGAATCCTTTATAGAAATGGTGGCCAAACAAAGGAGTTTAAAAATAAGGAAATATGTTTTACTACTACTCAGTCCCAAAATGAAAGGAATATATTTTATACGGATATGCAATAATTTTTATTTTTTCCTTTTTAGAATAAAAGCTGAGAAGACCATGTTACAAAGAAATAAAAAGAGGGGGAAAAAGAAATCAAAAGGATTTTAATAAAAATGAGTTAGTTTAATCATCGATTGATATTACAAAAAGTCAATAAATCTAACAATTGAGTTTGCTTGTTAAATATATGCATGAAAGTCAATAAAACTAAAATCCTTTATCTCGTGATCATCTTTCTTTTTCGGAATAAACTCGTGACCATCTTTTTGTTTTCCGTGTAGTTGAAGTAAACGCGTAAACTATAAAACTAGTATACCCTATGTGAATGTGAATATAGGCACATCTTTCTTTTTAAAGAATTATAATGTTTGCAGAGACTAATTTGGTACTGCATCTAAACTGAAGACTCGAAGAATTATTTGCTTATAACTTACGGCGTACAATCAGAAATTAACCATGGTTAATTTAGATTTAAATTTGGAAATATAATCAAGATAATTCTTAGAAAAAATATAATCAAGATAAGATTTGAGTTTAGTATATGATAATCTAATAAAAACGTCACATTATAACGTGGTTCACGTAATTGATCTCTAGAGGATTTGCGTGCGAGTGACGACAAATGGGTTCTCAAAATCTCAGAAGACAATTAATCTTATGATTTGTGATGTATTGTGTAACACCCATCGAACATACTGATATGTGAACGTGAAATCTCGCTACGCGATCAAATAAAATTATTGCTTATACGATCTGTTTTACCCATCAATATTTTCTTGACAAAAGAAGTATATCGTAAAGCCGTGCGGTCACATTTTAATGATGATTGTTGTGCTTTTTTTTTTGTAAAGGCATTCAGTGATCGTTGTGCTTTTGCATATATAAACATTGTAAAATGATCATTAAGCTGCTAGAAATCTATATATAGTATAGTAAAATACACTATTTTCTATATAGTAGCTATATAAATAGCGTGGATGGAATAACCGTTAGTAAACATTATTAAAATTATTCTAACTCGAGAAAATTAATACCATGACTCTTTTGAACCAGAGTAAGTATTTTCAGTTGGGAAATTAATATTACTAGTAGTTAGATGACTAGTTCACATCGAAATAAAATACGTCTTAAACTGAAAGAGACATGCGCCAATTCGTGTCGAGCCACAAATTTTGGACCTATATTTTATTTAGCCTGTAGTTAGTTCCACAATGTTTATCACACACAAAAAAAATCTCAGGCCCTACACTACGTAGCAATAGTATATTTACACACAGTAACTCGAACATATATATAAAGAGGCAATGTCACTCGCCAATACAGAGATTCCAGGAAAACAATAAACAAAAGAAACAAAAGAATCCAAAATTTTCTCTCCTTATAGAAAGCAAGAAACTTCCAGGATCTGGTGAAAACCATGGAAGAAGGCGACTTTTTCAGTTGCTTCAGCGAAATTAATAGTGGCATGACTATGAATAAGAAGAAGATGAGGAAGGGCACTAATCATAAGAGGTTTAGTGAGGAACAGATCAAGTCACTTGAGGTTATATTCGAGTCCGAGACTAGGCTCGAGCCGAGGAAGAAGATGCAGTTAGCTCGAGAGCTAGGGCTGCAACCAAGACAAGTGGCTATATGGTTTCAGAACAAGAGGGCTCGTTGGAAGTCTAAACAGCTTGAGAAAGAGTATGATATTCTTAGAGCCAATTACAATAACTTGGCTTCACAATTTGAAATCATTAAGAAAGAAAAGCAAGCACTAGTCTCTGAGGTACATACTTCTTCTCATCATCATGTACATCTTTTTTTTTTTTTTTTTGGTCAAACATCTATATATCAAAAAGAGATGGAAACAAAAATTGATCAAATTTATCTAATTAAAATTATGTACTTATATACATACATGTGTGTATTTTATCGACTTAGACAGAATAATATAAATATATTCTAATAGAAAATAAAGTATAAACAAGCCAATAAATCTTGGCACATCCATACATATTCATTGTTTTGGGAAAATAAACTCGATAACATCATTGTTAACCTTTGTAAAAAAAACTATATGGTCGAAAAAATCAAATATATCAGAGTGACAAAAGACATCAAATAAACACAAAATATTATAGAAGCAAAGAAAGAATATTACCATATTTGGAGTTTAATGAATTTCTATTAATCTGCAGTTGCAGAGACTAAATGAAGAGATGCGAAAGACAAAAGAAGAAAGGAATGATGAGTGTTGTGGTGAACAAAGAGTTGCTCTAAGCAGCAGCACATGGTCAGATAATGGAAAGTATGAGCCAGAAGTCAGGGTAAATCAAGGGATTGTTTTGTGTAATGACGACATTAAGACAGAGTATTTTGGATTTGAGGAAGAGTCCAATCATGAGCTCATTAACATTGTGGAGCAAGCTGATGATAGTGGCTTGACTTCATCCGATAACTGGGGAAATTTCAATTCTGAATCTTTCTTAGACCAATCTAGTAGCAATTACCCTTGGTGGGATTTTTGGTCATAAATAAAATAGTGAAGAGAAAGAGTGTGTATAGTTTTCTAGATAAATAATAAATTTTCTTTTTGCATTGTGATATATTATACGGTATGTTATACTTGATTTTACAAAGTCGGAATAAAAATCAATGTAGATATATGGTTTTTTATTTATTTTAAGAATTTAGCATTTAAAAAAAAAAGAATCTAGCATTCTACCATATTTGAACTCGAAACTATAACACAAAAGATAGATGAAAGATAAGCTTAATACATACTGTATATACAATCTTTACGAGCAAGACGGTGGATATACTGCTCTCTACAAGAAGCAACCAAAACTTGGAATCCTTGTATTTCCTTTCTCTCAAGATGCTTGCGGATAGCAACTACTTTCTTGATAAGGTGATACAAATCCTCAGGAATCTAAGGAGCGAGACCTTCAGGGAAATTATAAAGAAATGTTAGTTGTCTACCTTGAATGGTTTAGTCTAGAAAAAAAAACTAACTAAAGGAAACTCTAGAAGGATTTGAAAAGTATCATGAGCTTCCAAAATTTTCAGAATCTTGTTTCAGCCCGTGAGAGCCACGACACCAATCTGAGATAGGGTCAAACCCTTCTTTGCTGAATGGAAAACGGACTCATCAATATTGTTCATCAAAGCAAACTGTGAAGACCAATTAGGAAGACAACACCTTATCAAGAGAGAGAAAACTATATCTGCACGTTGATGACTTGAAAAAGCGAGCTTCTCTAACATTACAATTTTTTTACTAAGCACATCCTAAATGCATATGATCCTATCTTACAAAGTTCCTTATCTTACACCAGAATTGAACTTGTGCTTTACCCTTGCGAGAGGTAGCATTACATTCCGAACAAATCAAAATATGAAGTATCAAAAAACAAATACAGACATTATCTACGTATCTCAAATCTTGAACCAACTAGGGGATGCTGGCTTATAAGGCAAAGCAGACAACTAGGGGATGCTGGCTTCTATCCCACGGTTGTTTGTTCCATGGTTCGTTTTGGTTCCAAAAACCATTACGGGCATTTGTTCCATAGGCCCATTATAAAAGAAAAGCCTGCAATGAATGAATGCATTTGAAACCAATGTATAAACGGTTTATAATAACACTCGTTGAGCGACGCCGTGCATTGGAGCAAAGAAATTTCTAGAAATGTCAAATTAGAGACAAGGATGTGGCAACAAAAGGACTTCAATCAGCTAGGGAATGGTTAAAAGCACAACCAATAGTGAAGAAAAAGAACCACCAACTACCTGAAAGAGATCGACGAAATCATCAACTCTCAAGGTCCCCGACTTTGAACTGCCTACAATGTTATACGGATGCGGCGTGGAAAAGGGATACAAAACAGGCGGGTCTACCCTGGATTTTCTCAGATTCTGCAACATCCACAGAGAAACAAGGCTCTCTACTACACATGCATGTGATTCACCATTAATGGCGAAACCCGTTCTCTCGGCTCTCGAGTCGGCATTACTCCTAGATGTCTCAGGCATCAAGATTCACTCCGATAACCAAATTCTCATTAGAGTTATCACTACCAAACGATAAAGTTTCTCTACATCTTAAGAATGGGCGTCGACAAAAAAATCTATGGTGTGGTTCACGACATCAAAAACCTTTTTGTTATGTTCGTTGACTGTTCATTTACTTCTATCTCCTAGCTAGGGTTGAGAATCAAAAGGCTGATTTCCTTGTAAAAGCCACACTCAGAACCTATGTTAATTTAATGGGCCCGTTGGTGAACTAAAACTATTTTCCCTTCTAATGCATAAATTGTCCCAAAAAAAGACAATCAAAACGAGAATGATCACTTCTGTAGTTCTATGATACAACCAAGAACAAAAATGGTATCACTTCAGTTTTCCCTTTTATCTTCGAATCAATTCCAAATCTTGGACCACTGTCATATCCCATATATATTAAGGAAGAAGTGTTGTAATAAATGCATTCACACTATAGTAGACACGTGGTATCCTCACAATGATTTGATAATAAATATGCTAACGCGTACATACTATGTTCATAAATGTGTTCACACTATATACTTTGTATTTTTTAATATAAAACTCACATGCATGGTTCCAATAAAACTTTGAATTTTTCGGTTCGAATCAAAACAAATAACGAATCAAAAGCTAAACTATATATATTATTTTTACTGTTTACGGATAAAGTTGGGCAAAATATTAATATATTTTGATTTGATTCGTTATCCGTTTTGATTTGAACCAAAAAATATTGATATCCGTACCTCTACGAAACAAATCA
Proteins encoded in this window:
- the LOC106337260 gene encoding homeobox-leucine zipper protein ATHB-12-like; this translates as MEEGDFFSCFSEINSGMTMNKKKMRKGTNHKRFSEEQIKSLEVIFESETRLEPRKKMQLARELGLQPRQVAIWFQNKRARWKSKQLEKEYDILRANYNNLASQFEIIKKEKQALVSELQRLNEEMRKTKEERNDECCGEQRVALSSSTWSDNGKYEPEVRVNQGIVLCNDDIKTEYFGFEEESNHELINIVEQADDSGLTSSDNWGNFNSESFLDQSSSNYPWWDFWS